Genomic DNA from Methanosarcina sp. MTP4:
CAAACCCGCCATTCATGTCCTAACAGTCAGGCAAACTCATCAATTAAGGCACACACAGGCACGCCCAGGCACACACAGGCACGCCCGGGTACACTCATATACCTTTCTCGACTGTAATTTTACCGGACTCCACAGCCTCCACCAGCATCTTATAATCACGTTCGTTCTGGTCAGCGTAAGCCACGGCAAAGTCAGCGATAGCCCTGGGAAGTGTCTTACCTTTGCCGATGTATCCCGAGATGGCAGACGCATCTCCGGTCCTGGCATGGGCTCGGGCAAGGCAGACACTGCACACCTTCAGGTAGGTCTCCAGGCCTTCTTCGTCCAGGTCAGCTACGTCCATCGAACCTTTCATGTCTTTCAACTGGCGCCAGTAATACTGGACACCTGTCAACGGACTCTCGTGCCATCCCAGGAAGATGTCACTTGCAGCCTGCATCAGGCGCTGTCCAACCACCACACGTTCCGCATAGCTGCCATAGTCCCTCTTTGGGAGGTAAGGCTCCAGGACCGACGGCCCTGCCTCTTTCAGCTGCAAGATCAGCGCATCACCTTCAGCACCCCCTTCCAGCAGGACGATAAAACAGCGCGTACCGACACTGCCAACGCCGCCCACCCGCAAGGCCACGCCCGAGATCTGGAAGCGTGAGAGGAGCAGACGCCGCTCTTCCGACAGGCTGCTCAGGTAGTCCTTCCACATCTTTTCGACATCTTTCTCGGTTATCTGGGCTTTCTGTTCCTCGGTAAGCAGCTCGCTCAGCCGCACCAGGAGCGGAGGGTCATTGAGGATCCGCCGCCGCCCATCAACTACCTCGGTGAGCTTTTCCAGGGTCTGCTCGTGCGTATGCTCACGAGCCTTCTTGACCATCTTCCGAGCGCTCTTTCCCGCTTTTCCGGAGGAGCGCTGAAAGGCTTCGAGGACCCTGTCCACCTCCACGTGGAAATACCACACGTCCAGGGCCGATGCCCGGGCGAGGCGCAGCATGGCATCCTGATAGGCAGCGGTGACTGTCTCTGCCAGTTTCCGGTTCACCTTGTCGCTAAACCCATTATTCCGTCCGGCAACCACTGCGCTTGCTGCCAGGCGCTTGAGGTCCCACTCCCAGGGACCCGGATAAGCCTCGTCAAAATCATTGACGTCGAAAACCAGATTCCTCTCAGGCGTTGCAAAGACGCCGAAGTTTAAGAGGTGGGCATCGCCGCAGAGCTCCACCTGCAGCCCAGTCACCGGCGTTGAAGCAAGGTCTGCCGCCATCACAGCCGCCGAGCCTCGCAGGAAGGTAAAAGGCGATTCCAGCATCCGCCCATATTTAATGGGCAACAAATGCTCCAGACGACCTTTATCCTGCTCCTGAAGCAGGCTGACCGGATCGGGACGGTCAGGGGCGGGCCCCCAGATCCCGTGACTGCTGCGGGGAGCCTCCCTGCGCAGCGCCTTACCACTCTCCCACCTTTCCAAACGGGTAGACATCCTTTCATTGAATGACACTTATAAACCCCCCAATAATTCAGCGCCCTCTTTTCGAACTTATTTGTCTGCTATAAATGCTGATTATTTATATACTGGTTAATATAAAAATTAATCATTTTCGTGTTTTGCATGAAGCGTGAGGAAAATGCACCCCTGGCATTTCATATTCTTCACCGTTGGGCCACCTATTGAGTGAAACACTTCGACAGGATGTAAGCTAAAACCTCAGTACAGTATAATAAAGATCAAATAGTAAAGCACCCAATCTAAGGAAAAAAGTAAAAACCTGATGAAGAAGTGTATGGAAGCAAAAATATGAAAACAGACCCGATTGTGCAAGAAGAATTATGGCGTTCGGTTGCAGTATACTTTTTTTCCCTTTTAACCATTGGGGCCCTGAATTTGAAAGGATATATCTCAATTGGGGGGATTGAAACTATTCTTCTGGCCTTTCTTATAACAGCAGTCCACTTCTCACTCATGGTCAGGTACAGAAAAAAAGAGGGCCTGATCGACTCTTCGATCTTCTCAATAATTGGCTACATTTTTCAATCAGGGTCACTTGAGAAAGGAAAAACCAGGTGTTCAGCCTCGGGGCAAAAGTCCCGGATCATTCTGGCTGTTGCAATCTTCGCATACATTGTTTATCTTGATGCGTCCGTAAAGTACGGGCTGGACCAGATCATCTGGCCACTGGTGCTTGTCTTTTTCGGAGCTTCCCTTTCAGAAGTTGTTTTTTCAGGAGGGAAAAAAGACCATGCCGACCTACTTAAATGGGGAACTTTCTACGCAATAACCTCGGTTTTCGTATTTGCCCGCTATCTGGTGCTGGGCTACCCTGTTTTACCGGTCCTGAAGGGAGCCATGATTGTCGGGACCGTATTATTGATGTTCCTGCTTTTGATGCAAAAAAGGAGCGCCACATGAAAAAATATATGAGGAAGAAAATGGTTGTCCTGCATCCTTCATTTGATATTTTTAAGCAAAAAAGAGTATAGCTTGCTCTGAACCCTTAATTATGCCCCATACAACCGGAATTAGTAATCTCACGTCATTCTTGTCTCCTGGCGCCGAAGGCGGCTGGCTTTTACAGAATAAAAAATAATAAAAGAGAAGAAGAAAGATGAAGAGAGAAGAAAAAAGAGAAGAAGAGAGAGAAGAAGAAAGATGAAGAGAGAAGAAAAAAGAGAAGAAGAGAGAGAAGAAGAAAGATGAAGAGAGAAGAAAAAAGATGAAGAGAGAAGAAGAGAGAGAAGAGGAAAGATGAAGAGGAAAGATGAAGAGAGAAGAAAAAAGATGAAGTGAGAAGAAAAAGAGAGAAGAAGAGAGAAGGAGAATAGGTGTAAAATTCATAATATTTCCTTCATAGTAATTGCTTTATTTTTCAATAAATCCATAGGCTATTGAGCCAGGGCTATTATTACCATAGTAATTTTTAATTCTCAATCTTTCAAATTCGCCACTACCAATTCTCTCTTTGATAACAACTCTTTTTTTACAAACACGTAATGCGTTCAAGACGATTTCCTTTGTTAAAGGTCGGTGTTCTGCAAAAGGTCGTAAAGAATTTATTGAAGCTGACTTTTGATTTGGGGTGCGAAACATAGGGTCAAAATATACCACATCAAAAGTATTATCCACTTGATTTAAAAGGTACTCTTCATAAGATGCATTTAATACTTCTATTCTATTCATTAAAATTTTAGTTTGAACATTCACATTTTCATAGGTGTCTAAACCATTTTTAGTTAAATAGGCAATGTACTTGCTTACTTCAATTCCTACAACCGTTCCCTTTTCTCCGACAGCACAAGATGATACAATAGCATCTGAAGCAAGACCTAATGTACAGTCCAGTACACTAAATCCGGGTTGTAGTTTCATGGCTTTCAGCATAGGATTTTCAAACCCCTGGCTAATTGCTCTCAGCTTAAACTCAGCCATGTTCGGATGCCAGAAGAGTACACTGTCAGCCCCCTTTAAAGTAAGTCTATCCCTCCCAACAATTAAAAAGCGCTCAAAATTATGTTTTTTTATCATTTGACTGACTGTATAATCCCCCCTTTGGATATATACAGCATCCAGTTCGTTGGATATTTTTAAGGCTTTGTCTATAAGATGTTGTTCCGCTTTTCTTGATGTTGTAACTGCAACTTTCGTCAACTGGCTATGTTTGGAATTTGGATCGTTTTTTATATCCATTATAATTCACCTCCATAAATAGTAAAACAAAACGGTTTTAGGGAGGAATAATATAAACACAAATTACAATTTTATGATATACAGGCTTATTGCTGCCTATTAATATAATCTTCATGTTTAGTAATTTATAATGGTAAGGGCACAAGTTATCCAAGTTTATCCTCTAATATAGTAGATGTTGTAATAGTTAGTTTCCTTAGTTTTCCAACTCTCTTGGAAGGGTTATACCTTTATCGGCCACTTTTGTAAAAAATGTATTAAATGAATTGAAATATTAAAAAATTAGAAAATTAACCTAAGTATAATTTTAAAGAGCGGCGTCTTTTAGAGATACCTATATCCCAAAAATTTAGTGTGAGGGATGGGATTCGAACCCACGAGCTCCTACGAGACCAGGCCCTCAACCTGGCGCCTTTGACCTGGCTGGGCAACCATTGCAATTCTATTTTTGGCACAACATGCACCTTAATGAAGACGACACACAGACTCTAAATAGATGGGATAAAATTTTTAGAAAAAATGCATTTTAAGAGAATAACACTTCAAAGAAAGTTTGGTGCGAGGGATGGGATTCGAACCCACGAACTCCTACAAGACTAGGCCCTCAACCTAGCGCCTTTGACCTGGCTGGGCAACCCTCGCTCTTCGATTTTGCGCCTTAATGAAGACGACACACTGAACTGTGAATGAATTGAAACAAGGCTTTTAGGAAAAACGTATTTTGAGAAAGAATAACACTTCAAAGAAAGTTTGGTGCGAGGGATGGGATTCGAACCCACGAACTCCTACAAGACTAGGCCCTCAACCTAGCGCCTTTGACCTGGCTGGGCAACCCTCGCTCTTCGATTTCTGGCGCAGCACGCACCTTGCACTCCCTCACAATATCAACGATTATATATAAAGATTTCGAGCCGTGAGGAACGGTAATAATAATTGGCGGAAGACTCCGCATGGAACTGAATAATTCCGAAGGTGTTCAGGGCCCCTAAGGGCCTCTAATAGTTTCTGAAAACCCCCGAAAACATCAGAATTTCCGGGGCCGGAGAGTAAACAGATAGCATATACTCTACCGACCCGGGAGAAGGGTATGAACCGGCTCTTAAAGCACGGGCTCAGAGCTGATCCAGGATACTGATGAGTCCTTCGGCTTTGCCTTTAACCACATCAGAGGCGTGCAATATAAGGTCTCTGGCGGTATAGGAACCATCGGATTCCATGGTAAAGACAAAAGCGTTTTCATCGTAGTTGACCTTGATGGCGTTGATGTCACATGCCTTTTCACAGAGTCTGCAAAGAGAACACTTGAGAAGATCCTCTTCGGGGACCATTGCCCCGGATTCTTCGATCCGGATGATGCTCTTGGGGCATTCCGCCGCACAATGTCCGCAAGCGTCGCAGTTCTCAACGCTTATAATCGGCATGTTTTTATAGCCGCATGCAATGCCCGCCTGCCACTTCACGCTATCCCTGCCGTAGCCCATATGAGCTATGGCCTCGAGCACGAGTTTCTGTCCCTTCTTCAGCTCGACGATCGAGATGTTAGCATCTGCGGCCTGCACCAGAGGGTCGGAAGAGATAAGGTCTCCGGAATGAACAATCGCCGGACCTTCGGAACTCAGGGTAAGGGAGACCTCACAGGCAGGGCAGCCTTCGCCTCCACAAACCATGCACTCGGCTTGAGGCACATACGTCTCAATGTCTGTTACAAGCGGGATTAAGGACAGACGGAGAGCCAGCTGCTCGTCATAGAGTACGGAGGTGTTGTCGTAGAGATTTACGTACTCGATCGCAAGGGTAGGGACATCGGCGATCATAGCGCGCCGGATGCCGTTAGCAAAAGCCATGCCGACCTTTGAAAGCACAAACTTTGCAGATCTGTCCGATAACTCCAGAATGTCTACTTCCATCGTCATATACCTTAATTTCCCTTAATTTCCCTTATTTTCCTTATTTAGACCTTCAAAAAAATAAAAAATTTGAAGGTTTTGCTTTTCGCTTATACACGCCTTCCGCCCTTAGGGCGGGTACCGTCATGCGGGACAGGGGTCACGTCTTCGATCCTGCCGATACGAATCCCCGCCCTTGCAAAAGCCCTGATTGCAGCCTGTGCACCAGGACCCGGGCTCCTCTGCTTGTTCCCACCGGGAGCTCTTACCCGGATGTGGATACCATTGATGCCCTTGTCCCTAAGCTGGTCTGCAAGCTGGCCTGCCATCTGCATAGCAGTATAGGGAGAACTTTCGTCCCTTGCGGCCTTTACGACCATTCCACCAGAGGACTTTGCAATGGTTTCAGCCCCGGTAATGTCCGTTACCGTGATGTGCGTGTTGTTAAATGAGGACTTGATGTGGGCCACAGCCCATTTCATGTCTGCCATGTTTATCTCCTCCCTCTCCTCTTACCGCCTCTGCCGCCTCTGCCGCCTCTGCCGCCTCTCTCTGTTTCCTTTGCCTTCTTTTCCGCAGCAACAGTCTTGAGAGTAGTTTCACGGTCTGCAAGGTAGGCTGCAATCTGAACAGGCCTTTCGGGATGAGATTCGCTAATAAGGGGAGAAGAACCGTAGTAGCCAATGTTCATTTCGTCTTCCCTTGTGACCAGCATTCCCGGTACGGTGGCTTTCCTGCCGTTAACAGAAATGTGTCCGTGGGTAATGAACTGGCGGGCCTGGACAACAGTCCTTGCAAGCCCCATGCGGAGGACCTGAGTCTGGAGTCTCCTTTCAAGGATATTCTCGGTCTTCAAAGAAAGGATATCGTCAATTCCAGAGTCCTGTTTGATAATACCATAACGGATGAGCTTTGCGAGGATCTCTTCAGACTGGGTCTTCAGGTGCCCTTCCAGTCCATCTTCCTTGCTTTCCGCAACCTTTGCGAGCAGGTTCCTGGCTTCGGACCGGTACATCCTGAGCATACTGGCCGCTTTCCAGACTTCCCTTTTGTTCCTGAGGCCATATGCCTTGATCAATTCGACCTCTGCAGCCATCCTGGCTTCCTGCCATGGGTGTCTGGGAGTCTCGTAGCTCTTCTTCTTTTTACCTGGATATGCCATTTATGTCACCTCGACTAAGGAAATCACTTTTTCCTGCTAACCCCAACGGTTGAACCGCGGCGGCCGGTGGATTTTGTCCTCTGTCCCCTGACTTTCAGACCTCTCTCGTGCCTGAGACCTCTGTAGGCACGAACCTTCTTCAGGTTGTTAATATCCTCTCTGAAGGTCATGACGATGTCCGTTCCGAGCAGGTGCTTGTCTTCTCCGCTAGTGGGATCATTTCTCCTGTTCAGCATCCAGGCCGGGACATTTGTCTCGAAATTCCCGATTGCAGAGTCGAGTTTTTCCACGTCTTCGTCGGGCAGGTATCCAAGTACAGCATCGGGGTCAACCTCTGCTCCCTTCGCAATGAGCTTTGCAGTACGCCTCCCAATTCCGGGAAGACCAGTCAAAGCATACTGCACGGGTCGCGACCCCTGCAAGTCGGTATTCATGATACGAACAAGATGCCTTAGTTCTTCGTTATGTTCTTCTACCATATACATCCTCCAAGATGTAAACAGCATCCTGTAGCCCCCGGTCGAATACCCATAAATGAATATGCGAAAACTCAGGAGCAGCTCTCAAAAGGAGCTTCTTTACAGTACATACTGATGAGTTCCTTTACATGCCACTCCAGTATATAAGGTTATCTGCAAGCGCTTTCCAGACAGGTACAAACCTGAAAACAAAGATAGAGAAGAAACAATGAATAAAAATTAAAAATGAATTGAAAATGAATTGAAAAAAGCAGGGAATTGACAAAAAAATTACAAAGAAATTGATAAAATTTACCAGGAATATCGGACTTTCAAACCATCCTGAAAAACATAAAAAAATGTAAGCGCCGAGGGGGAGATTTGAACTCCCGAGGGGCTAAGCCCCACAAGCTTTCCAGGCTTGCGCCCTACCACTAGACTACCTCGGCACATGCCTCATGGCACGACTTATGCTATAACGGAATAGTGATATATAAACCTTATTCTAGAAACGGTACAGGATAAAGGATTTTTTAAGGATTAGATAAAACTTCCCCTTCATTTTTTATATTTTTATCTGGAATGACCCACATTTTAATCCTTTATACTGCCCACTTTTAATCCATAGATCCTTTTTATCCTTTTTTATCCTGCTTTACCCGGCTTTGTCCCGAATTATCCTTCTGTATCCATTCCCGGGTCAGCTTCCATTTCCTGATCTGCCGCTACCTTCCCCTCTTCTTTACTTATCCAGCCCTTCGGGTAGGTCCCGATATCCAGCATCACGCGAATGGGGATGGCTGCAATTCCTGTAGAGGCGCCCATAATCTCTTCGGTGCTCATATCAGCTTTTGCAAGGGCAACAATTTCCCCTTTCAGGGTAAATAAACCTGTGAGTTCCCCTTTCTTGAGGTCGGAGTCAAGGCTAACAATCCCGGGCACCGCAAGGGAAGCCCCGGAACAAACGGCATCTACAGCGCCATCCCGCAGGATAATTTTTGGGAGGTGAGACAATGCGCTTTCCATGGGCCTGACCACCCGCCGGAGTTCGGACTCGTCCCCGAATTCCTTCCAGAAAACATAGGCGTCTTTCACGTCCTGGAGGGTCACAAGGGTCTCTTCCGTAAACGGGCCGGCTTTTGTTCTCCGGAGTTCCTGCATATGTCCGCCGCAACCAAGGGCCATCCCTATGTCGTGACAGAGTTTCCGAATATAAGTCCCGGCCTCGCAGCCCACACGAAAGAGCACATACATCCCTTCGATTTCAAGCAATTCGATATAATAGATCGTGCGTACCCTGAGAGCCCTTTTCACTGCAGACTTGATGGGAGGCATCTGATAGATGGGACCGGAAAACTCCTTACAGACCCGCCTGATTTCCTTTGCCGGCACGGGCCTGTGCAGCCTCAAGAGGCAGACGTATTCCTTACCCGAAAGGCGCAGTGCCGGAACCCCTTTCGTGGCTTTCCCGAGGAGTGTTGGAAGAAGCCCCGATACCTTCGGGTCAAGAGAACCTGAATGCCCGGCCCGATTCACCTCCAGGATTTCTTTGACCCAGGCAGCAACCTCGTGGCTGGTTGGTCCTTTAGGTTTGTCGATGTTTACGACACCTTTCTCGATGTACTCGCGGATAGGGCGCTTTTCGGGAGGGCAGCCATAAGCGGGATTGGTGTAAGCCCTAGCTTTCCTGATAAGTTCCCTTTCTTTTTCAGCAGGCAGTTTACCGGAAGTCGAAGACATGATACTCAAAAGCTCCATGAAGCATTACTCAGACTTAAAAGCTGCGCCGCCCGGTGACCACCGAGCTGGCAGACAGAGAGAAAACGAAATAAGTAAGAAACATAAGAAGGGGAGAAAAGAATCAAAAAAAACCGCCCAGGGAATCGATCGCAACTGTGAGGATCTCCAGGGTCTGGTACTGGTTCCATTTAGAGGAATCGATGACAATGTCATAAATTGACAGGTCTTCGATATCGAGCCCGTAGTATTTTTTGTACCTGAGAGTCTCGGATTTTTCCCTTTCCATCGTTTTTTCAAGCTCTTCATCAAAGGTGAGGGTTTTTTCCCTTTTCTGGATGCGCTGCACCCTGAGCAGTTTAGGAGCTTTGATCCAGATTTTAAGGACATTAGGAACCCCTTCCGCCATATACCCGGCCAGCCGGCTTTCGAGGACAATATTGTCCTGGCTGTGGGCAATAGCTTTCTGGTTCCTGTCGATTTCCAGGTCTATGGATGCGTCTTTTTCAGCCATGGCTCCGAATTCGGAGAGGCTCATCCTCCGCTGTTTTGCAAGCCTTCGGAAGATCTCGCCCGAAGAAATCAGCTCAAGCTCGTAGTATTCGGCCAGGAGTTTTGAAATCGTGGTCGTTCCTGACCCAGGAAGCCCGCTTACCGTTAGAAGCATCAGGCTCCACCGATGTTCAGCGCTTTCCTGATAAGCTGGCTGACCCCGAGAGAGGAGATGAAATACCAGAAGATCCAGTACTGGAAGGGACCAAACGCCTTGTCCGTCAGCAACTGCTCACCCCAGAAGGGAAAGTTCATCGTTGCAAACTCATGCCCGCTGATGAAGTAGTAAGCCCACATGAAAAGGGGCAGGGAAAGGATACTGATGTAGGCCATGGGCTTGAACTGCTGTTTGGTCATCTTCATCTGGTCGTCCATCATCTCTTTGCGCTGGTCTTCAAGCTTTTTGAGCATGTAGGTGTTCTGGGAAAGCTGTGCCTCACGGAACTCTTTCTGGAAAGACTTCATGCGCTCCTGGGTGTTCCTCATAAGGTCCCAGTCGATGCTGTACTTCTGGATAAGGGACGCATAGGCGGCAGTGATCCCTGCCATCACAAACAGGACCAGATGGAAGTTCTCCGCTCCGACGAGAGTGATCACGGGGTCCATCAAAATCCCGACGGCTTCCCCCACACTCTGCCTGAAGTCCTGCCCCAGAACCATGATCCCGAGCATCAGGGAAATCCCTAAAGCAAGCAGGAAGCGGTCGATTTGCTGTTTAAGTGCCTCTGAAACCAAGTTGTATTCACCATTTAGGTTTTGATAAATGATTATTTTGAATTATTCAGATAAAGGATAAATCCCCGGGACGAATCCTTGAAGGGTAATTCCTTGAAAGAATTGATGTGAATTGAAATTGATAAGTGTAAAGTGGAAAATCAGCTCAGGCAAAAAGAGCCGTATTTAAAACGTTTACACAGGGTTTTTCTGGATAATAAGTTTCGATGTATATATAAGTTATACTATTTATTCAAAATTTGAGAGTGGTTCTTTCAAAGCAAACTTTGTTGAAGAACTTGCCACTCAGAGCCGAGATAACGTAAATATCGCATTCCTGTCGAGCTTGTACGCTCGAAGAGCGGCATGCCCTGAAAATTGAAGTTGGAGAACAAGCAGATTAAATGATTGCCTCAAATCAACCCGCCTAAATCAATGAGTAAAAGCATTATTATAACTTATTTTTTATTTTTCGCCCGATGCTTTCCCCCAGCAACCGATGTACAAACAAATGGAAAAACAAACGAACCCGAAGCACCCGAAGAAGAAAAACCTCAAAACCCAAAAGCTGACTTCCCAAATCCGAAGCAATCGAAAGTAATTCCGCTACCGCCTTCGAAACTTAACATTTAGCCCTACCGGAGGCAGCGGGACGATTCATCTTCATCCGGTAAACGCCGGCGCAGGGCTTGCGGTCTGGTCACCATCTACGCAGGGGTACAGCGCCCATAAACACTGCAGGTTCTGACAGCCGAATTTCGCTTCGGCAAAAGACAACAATACATTCATTCCACACCGGCAAAAATGTCTTCTAGGTCAAAGACCATGACCCCGTTCCCCTTTAACTCTGCCTTATTCTCGATCTTCTTTGCAGCAATGGCAAAATACTCTTTCCTCTCTTCGTTGTGCCATTGCACAGCCCCGGACTTATCCTTCAGATCATGTAAGATTTTTCTTGCACTCTTACCTGTTAGGGTCTGCCATTTGCACTCAACGAAGAGGATCTCTTTCGAATCCTCATTCAGTGCAACAAGATCGATCTCGTATGCATTTGCATTTTTTGGTTTTCCCCGGACCTTACCCCATTGCCTACCAATTTTCTCGAAAACAAAAGGCAATTTGCCGGCGGCATTCAGGTCTATGAAGTATTGTTTGACTATCTCTTCAAAAACATGGCCGAGGTAATGATCATATGAGTTAGCGATCTTTGATACAATGGCATCCCTGTTTATCTCCAGTATGGACCTCGTCGGAAATACATAGGTGTACCAGAATCTCATGAAATTGTCTGAAAGAGCATAGACTGAGCCGGTTTTTATGTCCCGAGTCTTTTTGAGGGTCACAGGCCATTCCCGTGAGAGGAAACCAAGCCCGATGAGAACACGCAGATATTTCGGGATATTGTGAACAGGTATGCCGGTTTCGTCCGCAATCTCAGAGACCCGGCTCTTTCCCCTGGATATCGCCTCAAGGATCAGTTCGTAGTTTGTTGGCTCCCTTAACTCTTCCTTTAGCAGGAAGATAGCCTCATCGTAAAGAAAGGTGGCCCTGTTCAATATATTCATATTGACGTTATCGATGAACGGGAGAGTCTGGTCAAATTTATTAAGGTAGGCAGGCACACCGCCCAGGCAACCGTATATCCTTACTATTTCCTCTGCATCCTTTTGAGGAAAGAAATGTCTGATGTGCCTGAACTTCAGAGGCTCAACCTTAATCTGCCCGCTCCTCCGGCCATACAGGGGAGATTTGTAGCCAAGCACTTCATTTTCCATCATGCCTACACTTGAACCAAGCAGGACCAGCATGACATTGGCATCCTTAAGATACAGGTCCCATGCTGCCTGGAAAGCCGACATCACCGCACTGCTGCCTTCTATTAAGTATGGGACCTCGTCGATTATGATCAGAGACTTACCTTCTGCCTGCTCTGCAACGAACTTGAGGGCTGCATCCCATTTTGGTATCTTCGGCTGGTATGTTCCAAGCTGTTCGGACGCTTTTTCCAGAAAGTCCTCTACCTGCCGTTCAAGGTCCAGTTTCTGAGACAGATAATATACAACCGGTTTTCCAGCCGCAAATTTCAGGGAAAGCTCGGTTTTGCCAACCCTCCTTCTCCCATAGATGACAACAAGTGAAGAAGAATCCCTGGCATATTCAGCCTCAAGGAACTCAAGTTCTTCAGTGCGGTTAATAAATAGACTCATAATCCTAAG
This window encodes:
- a CDS encoding DUF2252 domain-containing protein is translated as MPIKYGRMLESPFTFLRGSAAVMAADLASTPVTGLQVELCGDAHLLNFGVFATPERNLVFDVNDFDEAYPGPWEWDLKRLAASAVVAGRNNGFSDKVNRKLAETVTAAYQDAMLRLARASALDVWYFHVEVDRVLEAFQRSSGKAGKSARKMVKKAREHTHEQTLEKLTEVVDGRRRILNDPPLLVRLSELLTEEQKAQITEKDVEKMWKDYLSSLSEERRLLLSRFQISGVALRVGGVGSVGTRCFIVLLEGGAEGDALILQLKEAGPSVLEPYLPKRDYGSYAERVVVGQRLMQAASDIFLGWHESPLTGVQYYWRQLKDMKGSMDVADLDEEGLETYLKVCSVCLARAHARTGDASAISGYIGKGKTLPRAIADFAVAYADQNERDYKMLVEAVESGKITVEKGI
- a CDS encoding class I SAM-dependent methyltransferase; amino-acid sequence: MDIKNDPNSKHSQLTKVAVTTSRKAEQHLIDKALKISNELDAVYIQRGDYTVSQMIKKHNFERFLIVGRDRLTLKGADSVLFWHPNMAEFKLRAISQGFENPMLKAMKLQPGFSVLDCTLGLASDAIVSSCAVGEKGTVVGIEVSKYIAYLTKNGLDTYENVNVQTKILMNRIEVLNASYEEYLLNQVDNTFDVVYFDPMFRTPNQKSASINSLRPFAEHRPLTKEIVLNALRVCKKRVVIKERIGSGEFERLRIKNYYGNNSPGSIAYGFIEK
- a CDS encoding DNA-directed RNA polymerase subunit D, translated to MTMEVDILELSDRSAKFVLSKVGMAFANGIRRAMIADVPTLAIEYVNLYDNTSVLYDEQLALRLSLIPLVTDIETYVPQAECMVCGGEGCPACEVSLTLSSEGPAIVHSGDLISSDPLVQAADANISIVELKKGQKLVLEAIAHMGYGRDSVKWQAGIACGYKNMPIISVENCDACGHCAAECPKSIIRIEESGAMVPEEDLLKCSLCRLCEKACDINAIKVNYDENAFVFTMESDGSYTARDLILHASDVVKGKAEGLISILDQL
- a CDS encoding 30S ribosomal protein S11 — translated: MADMKWAVAHIKSSFNNTHITVTDITGAETIAKSSGGMVVKAARDESSPYTAMQMAGQLADQLRDKGINGIHIRVRAPGGNKQRSPGPGAQAAIRAFARAGIRIGRIEDVTPVPHDGTRPKGGRRV
- a CDS encoding 30S ribosomal protein S4 encodes the protein MAYPGKKKKSYETPRHPWQEARMAAEVELIKAYGLRNKREVWKAASMLRMYRSEARNLLAKVAESKEDGLEGHLKTQSEEILAKLIRYGIIKQDSGIDDILSLKTENILERRLQTQVLRMGLARTVVQARQFITHGHISVNGRKATVPGMLVTREDEMNIGYYGSSPLISESHPERPVQIAAYLADRETTLKTVAAEKKAKETERGGRGGRGGRGGKRRGRR
- a CDS encoding 30S ribosomal protein S13 codes for the protein MLFTSWRMYMVEEHNEELRHLVRIMNTDLQGSRPVQYALTGLPGIGRRTAKLIAKGAEVDPDAVLGYLPDEDVEKLDSAIGNFETNVPAWMLNRRNDPTSGEDKHLLGTDIVMTFREDINNLKKVRAYRGLRHERGLKVRGQRTKSTGRRGSTVGVSRKK
- a CDS encoding RNA-guided pseudouridylation complex pseudouridine synthase subunit Cbf5 produces the protein MELLSIMSSTSGKLPAEKERELIRKARAYTNPAYGCPPEKRPIREYIEKGVVNIDKPKGPTSHEVAAWVKEILEVNRAGHSGSLDPKVSGLLPTLLGKATKGVPALRLSGKEYVCLLRLHRPVPAKEIRRVCKEFSGPIYQMPPIKSAVKRALRVRTIYYIELLEIEGMYVLFRVGCEAGTYIRKLCHDIGMALGCGGHMQELRRTKAGPFTEETLVTLQDVKDAYVFWKEFGDESELRRVVRPMESALSHLPKIILRDGAVDAVCSGASLAVPGIVSLDSDLKKGELTGLFTLKGEIVALAKADMSTEEIMGASTGIAAIPIRVMLDIGTYPKGWISKEEGKVAADQEMEADPGMDTEG
- the cmk gene encoding (d)CMP kinase, with the translated sequence MLLTVSGLPGSGTTTISKLLAEYYELELISSGEIFRRLAKQRRMSLSEFGAMAEKDASIDLEIDRNQKAIAHSQDNIVLESRLAGYMAEGVPNVLKIWIKAPKLLRVQRIQKREKTLTFDEELEKTMEREKSETLRYKKYYGLDIEDLSIYDIVIDSSKWNQYQTLEILTVAIDSLGGFF
- a CDS encoding DUF106 domain-containing protein, which translates into the protein MVSEALKQQIDRFLLALGISLMLGIMVLGQDFRQSVGEAVGILMDPVITLVGAENFHLVLFVMAGITAAYASLIQKYSIDWDLMRNTQERMKSFQKEFREAQLSQNTYMLKKLEDQRKEMMDDQMKMTKQQFKPMAYISILSLPLFMWAYYFISGHEFATMNFPFWGEQLLTDKAFGPFQYWIFWYFISSLGVSQLIRKALNIGGA
- a CDS encoding ATP-binding protein; the protein is MSLFINRTEELEFLEAEYARDSSSLVVIYGRRRVGKTELSLKFAAGKPVVYYLSQKLDLERQVEDFLEKASEQLGTYQPKIPKWDAALKFVAEQAEGKSLIIIDEVPYLIEGSSAVMSAFQAAWDLYLKDANVMLVLLGSSVGMMENEVLGYKSPLYGRRSGQIKVEPLKFRHIRHFFPQKDAEEIVRIYGCLGGVPAYLNKFDQTLPFIDNVNMNILNRATFLYDEAIFLLKEELREPTNYELILEAISRGKSRVSEIADETGIPVHNIPKYLRVLIGLGFLSREWPVTLKKTRDIKTGSVYALSDNFMRFWYTYVFPTRSILEINRDAIVSKIANSYDHYLGHVFEEIVKQYFIDLNAAGKLPFVFEKIGRQWGKVRGKPKNANAYEIDLVALNEDSKEILFVECKWQTLTGKSARKILHDLKDKSGAVQWHNEERKEYFAIAAKKIENKAELKGNGVMVFDLEDIFAGVE